Part of the Synechococcus sp. HK01-R genome is shown below.
AGCACCAGCGCCTGCGTTTGCCCCATCCCCGACTGCATTTGCGCGAATTTGTGATCCAACCATTGCTGGCAGCGATGACGGGATCCGCCAGCTGGGATGAACAACCCGTCATGCTGGGCCGCAGCGATCTCCCCGCGTCCCATGGCTCCGCTGCCGCCTCCTGAACCTTTCCAGTTGTTGGAGACGCTCGAGGCTCTGGATGCGCGCAAGATCCGATTTGAGCGCAACCGCATCCGGCTGCCCCTCGGGGTGGAGGGCACCTTCGGGCTCATTCGCCACCCAGGGGCCTCCCTGGCGGTGCCGATCACGGACGAGGGCCAGGTGGTGCTGCTGCGCCAGTACCGCTTTGCGGTGCAGGCCCGCCTGCTGGAGTTCCCCGCCGGCACCCTTGAGACGGGGGAAGATCCTCTGGAATCGATGCAGCGGGAGCTGGGAGAGGAAGCGGGTTACAGCGCTGCTCGCTGGGATGCTCTGGGGCCGATGCTCCCCTGTCCCGGTTACTCCGATGAGGTGATCCACTGTTTCCTGGCCCGCGAGCTCACTCCGCTGGAGAACCCGCCGGCCGGTGACGACGATGAAGACCTCGAGGTGGTGCAGATGAGCCCTGCTGAGCTCGATGCTCGCCTGGCCTCCGGCGAGGAGTGGCTCGATGGCAAGAGCGTCACCGCCTGGTTCCGCGCCAAGCAGCTGTTGGGTCTGTGATGGCGATGGCACGCACGCTCTTCTGGCATCGACGCGATCTGCGCCTGGCCGATAACACCGGTCTGAACGCTGCCGTCGCCCTCGGCCCCGCCGTTACAGGGGTGTATGTGCTGGATCCGGCGCTGATCACGCCGCCAGAGCAGCTGCCGCCGATGGCGCCGGCCCGGCTGTGGTTTCTGGTGGAGAGCCTGCTCGAGCTGCAGCGTCGTTGGCGCCAAGCAGGCAGCCGCTTGCTGGTGGTGGCGGGTGATCCCGTGGCTGTGCTTCCGCAGCTAGCCGATCTGCTGCAGGTGCCGGCGGTGGTGTGGAGCCGCGATGTGGAGCCCTATGCCCGTGAGCGTGACCGGGCGGTGGCCAAGGCCTTGCAGGCCGATGGCCGCAAGGTGCTGGTGGATTGGGATCAGGTGTTGGTGGCCCCTGAGGCGCTCAAGACCGGCGGTGGTGATCCCTACCGGGTGTATGGCCCTTTTCTGCGCAACTGGCGCGGCCAGGTGGAACGCAGCGAGCCCAGCACCGTTGACGCGCCTGCCGGCTTGATCGATCTGGAGGCTGCAGCGCTCGACGCCATCAGCAGTGGTGAGGGTCCTCTGGGCCGCCTCTGCCTGGAGGGTCAGCGGACGTTGGAGCGCCTGAGGGCTGAGCATGGTTTCCGTGGCACTGAGATGTGTCCCTGTCGGCCTGGGGAGGCCGCGGCGGCGGAGCAGTTGGCCACGTTTGTGGATGGCCCGTTGATGGCCTACGAGCCCGACCGTAACTTCCCTGGTGTGGTGGGCACGTCCTATCTCAGCGCTGCCCTGAGTGTGGGCACGGTGAGTCCGCGTCAGGCCTGGTGTGCAGCCCAGGAGATCAAAGCGTTGGCCCGCAGCGATGAGCAGCGTCAGGCGATCACGGTGTGGGAGCAGGAGCTGGGCTGGCGCGAGTTTTATCAGCAGGCCTTGTTTCATTTTCCCGAGCTGGCGGACGGTCCCTAC
Proteins encoded:
- a CDS encoding NUDIX hydrolase, with the translated sequence MAPLPPPEPFQLLETLEALDARKIRFERNRIRLPLGVEGTFGLIRHPGASLAVPITDEGQVVLLRQYRFAVQARLLEFPAGTLETGEDPLESMQRELGEEAGYSAARWDALGPMLPCPGYSDEVIHCFLARELTPLENPPAGDDDEDLEVVQMSPAELDARLASGEEWLDGKSVTAWFRAKQLLGL
- a CDS encoding FAD-binding domain-containing protein gives rise to the protein MAMARTLFWHRRDLRLADNTGLNAAVALGPAVTGVYVLDPALITPPEQLPPMAPARLWFLVESLLELQRRWRQAGSRLLVVAGDPVAVLPQLADLLQVPAVVWSRDVEPYARERDRAVAKALQADGRKVLVDWDQVLVAPEALKTGGGDPYRVYGPFLRNWRGQVERSEPSTVDAPAGLIDLEAAALDAISSGEGPLGRLCLEGQRTLERLRAEHGFRGTEMCPCRPGEAAAAEQLATFVDGPLMAYEPDRNFPGVVGTSYLSAALSVGTVSPRQAWCAAQEIKALARSDEQRQAITVWEQELGWREFYQQALFHFPELADGPYRPQWRQFPWDNNKDWFDFWKDGQTGMPIIDAAMRQLNETGWMHNRCRMIVASYLVKDLICDWRWGERAFMELEVDGDLAANNGGWQWSASSGMDPKPLRIFNPATQASKFDAEGEYIRRWVPELRHVNTKDLLSGEIAALERHGYPEPLVNHKTQQVRFKALYATIRSA